In Oncorhynchus gorbuscha isolate QuinsamMale2020 ecotype Even-year linkage group LG03, OgorEven_v1.0, whole genome shotgun sequence, the DNA window ctgtatatagactttttctattgtattattgactgtatgtttgtttattccatgtgtaactctgtgttgttgttgtttgtgacgcactgctttgctttatcttgtccaggtcgcagttgtaaatgagaacttgttctcaactagcctacctggttaaataaaggtgaaataaaatcaaatcTAAAATAATTAAGCCAGTGGCTAAGATGAAACTGTCCAAGCATTAGAtatcctttaaatgttgatatttggttgttgtcaaccaaacacaattcaatatgacttttttaatacagtaaatagcctaatgttaaggctatcttacaaactaatgtaacaggATGTATTTAtccttaaaatgagtaacacatccatggccacattttgaggttagGGTACTGTAACTATCAATATTTTCTTCCGTAATCATAGAAAGCATGCTAgaataatctgtgcagaatctcgAGCACCATTGGACACTTGAACTATGTACTTTTAATGCAacctcaactgcaatccaggtcatttggttgtgtTATTTGATTATGCAGAGTTATTAAGTTGTTGTGTAaatacaaaatatctgacattgtatccCATTTGAATTTTGTTGTGCTTTAAATGGTTGGAAGcgcagtgataacacatttagaTGGCAACTAAAccataaataaaaaatgttttttccaTTCGAATTTgattgtgcttttagatggttgaaagcatagtgataacacattggtaATTAAACAAACTTCtcgctgtctttttgagtgggttgaaggttgaaatctcattgatcaacgtctcaaTCAAACATTACCCAAATGTCCatgttgaaatgatgtggtgACGTCAATTCAATGTCAATTCCACATTGGTTTAAtataatttcattgaaattaagtggacacattgattcaaccagtgtgtgtacagtgggtACAGCCTGTGATGACACTAACCATACCTGGAGGAAGTGGATATCATCATCTGTCTGTGACAGCTCCTCCAGCTCAGTGTCTTTCTTCTTCAGCTCAGCAATGTCTGTCTCCAGGTTACACAGGGAGCTCTCAGCCTGAGCCACTACAGCTGTCTCCTGGGCCCTGATCAGCTCTCTGACTGTGGTGGAGTAGTGCCTCTGGAGGGAGTCAATCAGCCCAGCGAGGACGCCCTCGCAGTGCTCTTCAGCAGCCCTACTACCTTCCTGTTACACATACAGTTAGAGGCAATTTATGTTCGTTTTTTTCAGAACCTTTGACTTTTTCATTTTTAAAGATATAGGCCATATAAAGCTGATTCTAACACATTTCAGTGGTCCCCCTGGGCAACTGGGGCAATGTACACCCATAAGGTAGGAAGGAGACATAGACATTGCCATTAGTTGGTTTAGTCCTGAGAGCATCGTAAATAACTATTTTCACTTCCTTCTCTGACCTACTATATATCCACCTTAATCCTCTGTATGCTCTCTGTCAGGTCCTTctgctccttttctctctttttgaTCATTCTTTTTGATTCCTTCTTAAGGTCCTGGAGCTGTTTCTGTGGAAGGAAAATACATCTACAGATTAAATATTTAAAAGGTTAAAACCAAAAAGGATCTCATAAATCCTGGAACGCACAAGGGAATTAAGTGATATTTACTTACTAATTTGAATTGAATCAATAAGCGATCAAATGTACATTATAAACAAAACCCTTGGGATACTTGCAGCAACAGATTTAAATTTATAGGTCAGTACCTGTTTCCTGCTCCATCCCTCATTCACGAACAAAGTGGAGTGTGCTTTGTGCTCAACCAGGGCGCACAGAAGGCAGATGCATTGATCATCATCGCAGCAGTAAACCTCCAGCAGTCTGTCATGTGTGGGACATACTCTGCTCTTCAGTGCCTCTGAGACTGTAGGGGTTTGGGGACTCTTCATGGGTCTGGCCTTTTCCTGAGTCTGACTGGATGATGGCCCTGCCTGATGGCAGGCTGCAGCAAGTCTGTGCTTACCTACGGAACCCGCATTATTTCTACACCTGGACTTCTCCATGGCTTCCACCATTTCAGCCAGAGCAATGTTCTTGATCAGGTTAGGCCTCGGGTGAAAGGTATATTGGCATTCAGGGCAGCTGCAGAAACGATCATGCTTTTCTTCATTGTCCCAGAAGTCCTTGATGCAGAGACTGCAGAAGGTGTGCCCACATGGAATAGCAGCAGGAGTCCTGAGCACCTCCTGACAGAGTGGACAGCTGAGGTGGTCCTTCCTGACTGATACACCAGACACTGCCATATCTGAGAACAAACTGATACCACTGACTGGAACAAGTTTAATTTCCGCCAGAAAGACAAGAGTTTCGATTCTGTAAAGTGAGGTGGCACTCCTTGTCATTTCTTGGTATGTTAGTGAGAGCTGAGGGGAAGTGGTTGAATCAGAGAGATGCTGAGGGATAcaacatgtagaaaatagttctgACATTGAGAGCTCTTTCCTAACAAtgcagtgataataataataataatatagttaATAGAATAAAACCAGTATTTAAATAAACACTGCGGGTGGTCTTAAGACACGCCTCCAACATCAGTCAAACGCTGATCTTCCACCGGTTCCATGAAATTGTGCCAGATGGCAATTACAGAGGTGGCCGATGTACCCAGTGTAACTTTACGGACAAATGTTCAATCAGCCTGTTATGGGCAAGGTCATCAAGATTAAGGGCATCATTACGTATTCCACAAAAAAAATTATGTATCTGATCAAGTGTATTTGTGGTCTATGATAAGCTATGTTGGACCAACGAAACGAGCTCTGAAAACAGGGATAGCAGAACACAGGTgaaatagtggtccttctgtagctcagttggtagagcatggcgcttgtaacgccagggtagtgggttcgattcccgggaccacccatacgtagaatgtatgcacacatgactgtaagtcgctttggataaaagcgtctgctaaatggcatatattattattattattatattatatcaagACTATTGACCAGATATTCCAACAGTTTCCAACATAATATTTTTACTGTTGCCTAGGTTTTAACTTGAACCCATTTGTATGTGTATAATCCTTTATGACCATATGTACCTCTGATTAATTATGATAGATTGTGCACCAAAGTGAATTGAATTGTTTCCACACCCACCATGTGTAATGTGCGTAATGGTCATGTCAGGTGAAATGTGTATATCTCGGCCTTCTTGTTCTTTACTTGAGAGCtcattcccaacaatgcagtgatagtaatatatatagtataataaaaaCAATATACAAAAAAACACATAACTACGAATTGAGTAAAAGAAACACGAGTATGCAAGTACAGTGcattacatgagtattcagaccttttactcagtactttgtggaagcacctttggcagcgattacaacctggagtcttcttggttatgatgctacaagcttggcacatctgtatttggggagtttctcccattcttctctgcagatcctctcaagctctgtcaggttggatggggagcatcgctgcacagttcttttcagatctctccagttGTGGCGATTATAGCATGTACATCTTTGTGGGGCAAACTCCCCCCCAAAATGTTATATGCATGCCAGAAAAGCGCCTACACAAAACTTAACAATgaattaattgcactataacggtgacaaatggtGTCCACAAGCTGTTAGGGCCTGGTTGGAAAAgcacccaactgtcatacttgagtgaaagtaAAGATATCTTAAAAGGAAATGACTccagtaaaagtgagtcacccagtaaaatactacttgagtaaaaatcttaaagtatttggtttaaatatacttaagtatcaaaagtaaatgtaattgttaaaatgcacttaagtatcaaaagtaaaagtataaatcatttcaaattccttatattaaactaACCAGATGGCACAATCTGTTTTTAACATTAATTTacggatagctaggggcacaccaacactcagacatcattcagaaataaagcatttgtgtttagtgagtctgccagatcagaggaagtAGAGATGACTAGGcatgttctcttgataattggtgaattagacaatttctcTCCTACTaagtattcaaaatgtaacaagtacttttgggtgtcagggataATGTGGTCTGGAGTAAAAATGGAGTAAAAAGTGCATCATTTTCTTTAGGGATGTAGAgaagtaaaaaaaatgttttgtcaaaactataaatagtaaagtaatgtacaaatacccccccaaaactacttaagtagtactttaaagtattttacttaagtacttcacaccactggggcctacataaagctgtcccaacatcagagctttcttttcagcaccatgaatccttaccactgctacatctGGCAATCAGCGgaaccttgtctggcagcgaaacagttcattcagactaatttactgccttttaaaaatacatatctgatatggctgacttgcttaaacaaatgtggtttctactcaTAATTCatatgtacaaactatggcataacgggatgacaagcggataagaggcaatctgtaatttcgataaagacattaatgagtgagctaggacggacgtagtgaatataactatttgttcagcacttttgaaatgcacagtgacagaattcagaacatgggccgttcatACAGTATTCtgcctgtacaccaagtcagaaccataggataaataaagggggcataagcagccaatgaaagctcttacaatatttaatgattacatttctctaaaacaggctataggttaCATGTGCACGAGTGGCGACCCAttattcagggcaggtggggatGTTAAGCTAaaaaaggcctgattcacacagtctcctctgaacacttgatgttgagatgtgtttgttacttgaactctgtgaagcatttatttgggctgcaatctgaggtgcagttaactctaatgaactaatcctctgcagcagagttaactctgggtcttcctttcctgtggcggtcctcatgagagccagtttcatcatagcgcttgatggtttttgccactgcacttgaagaaactttcttgaaattttccagattgactgaccttcatgtcttacaagtaatgatggactgtcgtttctctttgcttatttgagctgttcttgccataatatggacttggtcttttaccaaatagggctatcttctgtataccacccctaccttgtcacaacacaagtgattggctcaaacgcataaaggtaagaaattccacaatttaacttttaacaaggcgcgcctgttaattgaaatgcattccaggtgactacctcatgaagctggttgagagaatgccaagagtgtgcaaagctgtcatcaaggtaaaggctGGCTACTTCaaagaatttaaaatatattttgatttgtttaacattttttggttactacatgattgttctttcatagttttcatgtctgcacaattattctacaatgaagaaaatagtgGAAAAAagaaaaaaccctggaatgagtaggtgtgtccaaactattgaatggtactgtacatgtacacagagctgaaaagtgactggtagtaggaatATGTAGATActtatggtaatatatacatgtaaacaggagtaatagtgaccagtagtaGGATAAGTAGATAAATACTAATGGCAATCAATGGATAGCAGCATAACGgagtaataaatcaaatcaataatAATTTTAGCAGCAGCATAGGTTGAGTGGTGAGACCTATGGATGAGCATTGAGTCTGCGAAAgtgtaactttagaccgtcccctcgtccatacccgggcgcaaaccagggaccctctgcacacatcaacaacagtcacccacgaagcatcgttacccatcgctccacaaaagccgcggcccttgcagagcaaggggaactactacttcaaggtctcagagcaagtgacgtcaccgattgaaacgctatttagcgcacaccaccgctaactaagctagccgtttcacatccgttagaAAAACGCTGGAGTTGTTAGCAAAAGATCACtaaactcagtaaaaaaaaaagaatcgacctctcactgtcaactgcgtttattttccaGAAAACattacatgtgtaaatatttgtatgaacataacaagtttcaacaactgagacataaactgaacaagttccacagacatgtgactaaaataattgtaataatgtgtccctgaacaaagggggggggggggttcaaaatcaaaagtaacagtcagtatctggtgtggccaccagctgcattaagtgctgcagtgcatctcctactcatggactcacaccagatttgccagttcttgctgtgagatgtcaccacactcttccaccaaggcacctgcaagttcccggacatttctgggggggactggccctagccctcactctcCGGTCAAACAggacccagacgtgctcaatgggattgagatccgggctcttcgctggccatggcagaagactgacattcctgtcttgcaggaaatcacgcacagaacgagcagtatggctggtggcattgtcatgttggagggtcatgtcaggatgagcatgcaggaagggtaccacatgagggaggaggatgtcttccctgtaacgcacagcgttgagattgcctgcaatgacaacaagctcagtccgatgatgctgtgacacaccgccccagacaatgacggaccctccacttccaaatcaatcccgctccagagtacaggccttggtgtaaagctcattccttcgacgataagcgcaaatccgaccatcacctctggtgagacaaaaccgtgactcatcagtgaagagcactttttgccagtcc includes these proteins:
- the LOC124016937 gene encoding tripartite motif-containing protein 65-like — encoded protein: MAVSGVSVRKDHLSCPLCQEVLRTPAAIPCGHTFCSLCIKDFWDNEEKHDRFCSCPECQYTFHPRPNLIKNIALAEMVEAMEKSRCRNNAGSVGKHRLAAACHQAGPSSSQTQEKARPMKSPQTPTVSEALKSRVCPTHDRLLEVYCCDDDQCICLLCALVEHKAHSTLFVNEGWSRKQKQLQDLKKESKRMIKKREKEQKDLTESIQRIKEGSRAAEEHCEGVLAGLIDSLQRHYSTTVRELIRAQETAVVAQAESSLCNLETDIAELKKKDTELEELSQTDDDIHFLQRAVSCPLYSRRTRDEVISPIDTALRF